One window of the candidate division WOR-3 bacterium genome contains the following:
- a CDS encoding electron transfer flavoprotein subunit alpha/FixB family protein, translating to MVLVFAEQREGSLKKVAFEALLVGYKIAEHNREELAAVVVGSGIAELAGKIARFGVNKVILADDPALERYTPDGYASVIAELARRFEATTVILSATALGKDLASSVAARLETQLLQDCIGIEFDDRAELVATRPIYAGKALSRVKATGTKPLVISMRPRAVGQQCESERVGTVVAADVKPAQLRSTVAEIVKVVRETVELTEAEVIVSGGRGMKGPENFALLEELAKTIGAAVGASRAAVDAGWRDHQDQVGQTGKVVAPTVYIACGISGAIQHLVGMVNSRCIVAINKDPEANIFKVADYGVVGDLFKVVPLLTEEFRKLRQ from the coding sequence ATGGTACTAGTATTTGCAGAGCAGCGCGAAGGCAGCCTGAAGAAGGTTGCGTTCGAGGCATTGCTGGTTGGCTACAAGATTGCCGAGCATAACAGGGAGGAGCTGGCTGCGGTCGTCGTGGGGTCGGGAATTGCCGAGCTGGCCGGGAAGATTGCGCGGTTTGGCGTGAACAAGGTCATTCTCGCTGATGACCCAGCGCTGGAACGTTACACTCCGGACGGATATGCTTCAGTCATTGCCGAGTTGGCAAGAAGGTTCGAGGCGACGACGGTAATCCTAAGTGCCACTGCTCTGGGCAAGGACCTTGCTTCAAGCGTTGCGGCCCGGCTCGAAACCCAGCTTCTGCAGGACTGCATTGGAATCGAGTTTGACGACAGGGCTGAACTTGTCGCAACTAGGCCAATTTATGCCGGCAAGGCATTATCCCGGGTCAAGGCAACGGGCACAAAGCCGTTAGTTATCTCGATGCGTCCTCGGGCCGTGGGGCAGCAGTGTGAGAGTGAGCGAGTGGGGACTGTTGTTGCCGCGGACGTAAAACCCGCCCAGTTGCGCTCCACTGTCGCCGAGATAGTGAAAGTTGTGCGCGAGACGGTCGAGCTTACCGAGGCCGAGGTTATCGTGTCAGGCGGGCGGGGTATGAAGGGTCCGGAGAATTTTGCCTTGCTTGAGGAGCTGGCCAAGACTATTGGTGCCGCGGTCGGCGCATCACGGGCTGCAGTGGATGCCGGCTGGCGCGACCACCAGGATCAAGTCGGTCAGACCGGTAAGGTTGTTGCGCCCACGGTCTACATCGCGTGCGGCATTTCAGGCGCGATTCAGCACCTGGTTGGTATGGTGAATTCAAGGTGCATTGTGGCGATAAACAAGGATCCAGAAGCGAACATCTTCAAGGTAGCTGACTACGGGGTGGTCGGTGATCTGTTCAAGGTGGTGCCGCTTCTGACCGAGGAATTCCGAAAGCTGAGGCAGTAA